caaaaatctgaaaaaaaaaattcctgtCTAACTCAAGAAAATCGACTAACTCTTAGTAACTGATGAAAGaacaaaatcttcaaaaaaaaaattcctttctAACTGAAGAAAATCGACTAACTCTTAGTAACTGGTGAAAGaacaaaatcttttaaaaaaaaaatcctgtctAACTGAAGAAAATCGACTAACTCTTAGTAACTGGTGAAAGaacaaaatcttttaaaaaaaaattcctgtCTAACTGAAGAAAATCGACTAACTCTTAGTAACTGGTGAAAGAACAAGCGACTTATGTTGTCACTACTTCACTTGAACAACAATGACAATTACACTCCTCGTGGACAGGACGGATATGATCCCGTCTATAAAGTTAGGAAAATAGTGACACATCTCCAGCAAAATTTTAGTCTGTACACACCTGGAGAGAATCTTGCTATTGATGAGGGAATGGTTGCCTGGAGAGGAAACCTATCCTTCAGAGTTTACATGACAGACAAACCTGACAAATTTGTCATGTTATGAGACTCGAGCAGCAGTTGAAAGTTTGAAATCTATCATGGAAGAGATGGCCAACCATCTCCTAAAGGGAAAATCTTTGACTTAGTCATGAGGCTGATGAACCCCTACCTTGGTAAAGGACATAAACTATATGTAGATAACTACTATACCTTGCCAGTCCTTTTTCATGATCTTCGGCAGAAACAGACTGGGGCATGTGGAACTATGCGTGCAAACCGCAAAGGTGTCCCAGTTGAGGTGAAAGAGGTAAAGCTGAAGAAAGGGGAAAATGTTGCAGTCAACAATGGAACTCTGCAAGTCCTAAAATGGAAGGACAAGAGAAATGTGCTCATGTGTTCGCCCATTCATGATGCCAGATTTGTCAATATTCCCGGAAAAGTTGACCGAAACACAGGGGCCCCAATCAAGAAGCCAAACTGCATTCTGGATTATAACAAGATGATGGGAGCAGTGGATCGATGCGACCAAATGATAAGCTACCCAGCTTTCAAGCACCGTACCCTGAAGTGGTGGAAGAAGGTATTTTTTCACCTTCTGATGTTAGCCGTTCTGAACGCATACCTGCTCTACAAGGAGCACTGCAGGGTAGGAAGGAAAAAGTCTGTCCTGCATCGGATATTCAGGCGAGAGGTAGTGAAACAACTACTGAGGGAGACAAACATTCAACCACAAGCTGTTCGTGGAGTGGTAAATCCCAGGGATATGGAAAGATTCACTGGACGTCACTTTCTATCAAAGATCATTCTGAAGAAAGGACAGAAATCGAAGCCCTTATGAACCTGCCCTGTCTGTTCTGTAAcaacaggtaaaaaaaaaaggctgGTGATGGAAGGAAAACCACACATTCAACATATGAATGTAAAGATTGTGATGTTGGACTCATATTTCCATGTTTCAGGATCTATCACAAACCAAGAATATAAGCGGACCCATCAACGATGGAGTGAACAAAACACTTGTGGACAATCAGACAGTGACTAAGATGTGTGGAAAAGGGAAAATAAGATTTGTATTTTAATACATTATGTGAAAACTTATCATCTAAGGTGTACAAAACTGTAAGGAGAAAAGCTTACAGACACAAACATTGTGCTGTGGTCCAAATTGAGGGCATTGATTTCCACAAGGCAGAAAGAAATGAAGAGATTTTAGACATTTATGTTTCACTCTCTTGGATTTGGCCTGTTTCACTTGGACACTTTTATTCAGTATGAATCTTtgatttatctttttatttatcaaaattaattttgagtttatacaaaattggatGATTGTTAGATTGGTTCAGaatggatattgccatcataaaaCTGGATATTGCCAACAAGA
The Pecten maximus unplaced genomic scaffold, xPecMax1.1, whole genome shotgun sequence genome window above contains:
- the LOC117320843 gene encoding piggyBac transposable element-derived protein 4-like gives rise to the protein MRLMNPYLGKGHKLYVDNYYTLPVLFHDLRQKQTGACGTMRANRKGVPVEVKEVKLKKGENVAVNNGTLQVLKWKDKRNVLMCSPIHDARFVNIPGKVDRNTGAPIKKPNCILDYNKMMGAVDRCDQMISYPAFKHRTLKWWKKVFFHLLMLAVLNAYLLYKEHCRVGRKKSVLHRIFRREVVKQLLRETNIQPQAVRGVDLSQTKNISGPINDGVNKTLVDNQT